A window from Camelus dromedarius isolate mCamDro1 chromosome 9, mCamDro1.pat, whole genome shotgun sequence encodes these proteins:
- the ZNF260 gene encoding zinc finger protein 260: protein MVRMLESLQPESDLLQPDQIHTGEKPYECNECRKTFSLKQNLIEHKKIHTGEKSQQCPECGKVFSRISSLTLHLRSHTGKKPYKCNKCGRAFSQKRNLLSHQKHHTGEKTYECGKASIQTPSLIKHQRNHIGNKPYACKECGKAFSGKSYLAEHENIHTGEKPFECNQCGRAFSQKQYLVKHQNIHSGKKPFKCNECGKAFSQKENLIIHQRIHTGEKPYECKGCGKAFIQKSSLIRHQRSHTGEKPYICKECGKAFSGKSNLTEHEKIHIGEKPYKCNECGTIFRQKQYLIKHHNIHTGEKPYECNKCGKAFSRITSLIVHVRIHTGDKPYECKICGKAFCQSSSLTVHMRSHTGEKPYGCNECGKAFSQFSTLALHMRIHTGEKPYQCNECGKAFSQKSHHIRHQRIHTH, encoded by the coding sequence ATGGTAAGAATGTTGGAAAGCCTTCAGCCTGAATCGGATCTCCTTCAGCCTGATcaaattcatactggagagaaaccttatgagTGTAATGAATGTCGAAAAACATTTAGCCTGAAGCAGAATCTCATAGAGCATAAGAAAATACATACTGGAGAGAAATCACAGCAATGTCCTGAATGTGGTAAAGTATTCTCTCGAATCTCATCCCTTACTCTGCATTTGAGAAGTCATACAGGAAagaaaccatataaatgtaaTAAGTGTGGAAGAGCCTTCAGCCAGAAGCGAAACTTGCTTTCTCATCAAAAACATCATACTGGAGAGAAAACTtatgaatgtgggaaagcttcTATTCAGACACCAAGCCTCATTAAGCACCAGAGAAATCATATTGGAAACAAACCCTATGCATGTAAGGAGTGTGGCAAAGCCTTCAGTGGCAAGTCATATCTTGCTGAGCATGAGAACATtcatacaggagagaaaccatTTGAATGTAATCAATGTGGAAGAGCATTCAGCCAGAAGCAATACCTCGTTAAACATCAGAATATCCATAGTGGAAAGAAACCCTTTAAATGTAATGAGTGTGGAAAAGCCTTTAGCCAGAAGGAAAACCTCATTATCCATCAAAGAAtacatactggagagaaaccttatgaatgtaaAGGGTGTGGAAAAGCTTTCATTCAGAAGTCAAGCCTCATCAGACACCAGAGAAGtcatacaggagagaaaccctatatatgtaaggaatgtgggaaagccttcagtgGCAAATCAAACCTTACTGAGCATGAGAAAATTCATATtggagagaaaccctataaatgtaatgaatgtggaaCAATCTTTAGGCAGAAGCAGTACCTCATTAAACATCACAACATTCATACAGGAgaaaaaccctatgaatgtaataAATGTGGAAAAGCCTTCTCTCGAATCACATCACTTATTGTACATGTGAGAATTCATACAGGTGATAAGCCTTATGAATGTAAAATATGTGGGAAAGCTTTCTGTCAAAGTTCATCTCTTACGGTGCATATGAGAAGCCATACAGGTGAGAAGCCCTATGGttgtaatgaatgtgggaaagctttcTCTCAGTTCTCAACTCTTGCTCTGCATATGAGAATCCATACTGGAGAAAAACCTTATCagtgtaatgaatgtgggaaagcttttAGCCAGAAGTCACATCATATTAGACACCAGAGAATTCATACTCATTAA